One part of the Sarcophilus harrisii chromosome 5, mSarHar1.11, whole genome shotgun sequence genome encodes these proteins:
- the GOLT1B gene encoding vesicle transport protein GOT1B: protein MISLTDTQKIGMGLTGFGVFFLFFGMILFFDKALLAIGNVLFVAGLAFVIGLERTFRFFFQRHKVKATGFFLGGVFVVLIGWPLIGMILEIYGFFLLFRGFFPVVVGFIRRVPILGSLLNLPGIRSLVDKVGESNNMV from the exons aaaTTGGAATGGGATTAACAGGATTTGGcgtatttttcctattttttggaATGATTCTCTTTTTCGACAAAGCACTACTGGCTATTGGAAAt GTATTATTTGTGGCTGGATTGGCTTTTGTAATTGGTTTGGAAAGAACATTTAGATTCTTCTTCCAGAGACACAAAGTTAAAGCTACAGGATTTTTCCTGGGTGGTGTATTTGTAGTTCTTATTGGTTGGCCTTTGATAGGCATGATCCTTGAAATTTATGGATTCTTTCTTCTGTTCAG GGGATTCTTTCCTGTGGTGGTTGGCTTTATTAGAAGAGTGCCAATTCTTGGATCCCTCTTGAATTTACCTGGAATAAGATCA CTTGTAGATAAAGTTGGAGAAAGCAACAACATGGTATAA